A stretch of the Leopardus geoffroyi isolate Oge1 chromosome B2, O.geoffroyi_Oge1_pat1.0, whole genome shotgun sequence genome encodes the following:
- the LOC123608206 gene encoding HLA class II histocompatibility antigen, DR alpha chain-like codes for MAINGVLVLGFLIVAFLMCPQESGAIKEEHVIIQAEFYLKPDSSGEFMFDFDGDEIFHVDMEKKETVWRLEEFGRFASFEAQGALANIAVDKANLDILIKRSNNTPNTNEPPEVTVLSNSPVELGEPNTLICFIDKFSPPVINVTWLRNGKPVTTGVSETVFLPREDHLFRKFHYLPFLPSTEDVYDCKVEHWGLDEPLLKHWEFDAPTPLPETTENVVCALGLVVGLVGIIVGTIFIIKGMRKVNAGERRGPL; via the exons atggccATAAATGGAGTCCTGGTGCTAGGATTTCTTATCGTGGCTTTCCTGATGTGTCCTCAGGAATCCGGGGCTATCAAAG AGGAGCATGTGATCATCCAGGCTGAGTTCTATCTGAAGCCTGACTCATCAGGCGAGTTTATGTTTGACTTTGATGGTGATGAGATTTTCCACGTGGATATGGAAAAGAAGGAGACAGTGTGGCGGCTTGAAGAATTTGGACGTTTTGCCAGCTTTGAGGCCCAGGGTGCCTTGGCCAATATAGCTGTGGACAAAGCTAACCTGGACATCTTGATAAAGCGCTCCAACAACACCCCAAACACCAATG AACCTCCCGAGGTGACAGTGCTCTCAAACAGCCCTGTGGAACTGGGAGAGCCCAACACCCTCATCTGTTTCATCGACAAGTTCTCCCCACCAGTGATCAATGTCACGTGGCTTCGAAATGGAAAGCCTGTCACCACAGGAGTGTCAGAGACCGTCTTCCTGCCCCGGGAAGACCACCTTTTCCGCAAGTTCCACTATCTCCCTTTCCTACCCTCGACGGAGGATGTCTATGACTGCAAGGTGGAGCACTGGGGTTTGGATGAGCCTCTTCTCAAGCACTGGG aGTTTGATGCACCAACCCCCCTCCCAGAGACaacagaaaatgtggtatgtgccCTGGGCCTTGTCGTGGGTCTGGTGGGCATCATTGTTGGAACCATCTTCATCATCAAGGGCATGCGCAAGGTCAATGCTGGTGAACGCCGAGGGCCTCTGTGA
- the LOC123608204 gene encoding DLA class II histocompatibility antigen, DR-1 beta chain isoform X2, producing MVCLCFLGGSWMTALMLILMMLSPPLAWARDTPPHFLFLGKAECHYPNGTERVRFLDRYFYNGEEYVRFDSEVGEFRAVAELGRPDAKYWNGLKDFMERKRAEVDTVCRHNYGVFDSFTVQRRVEPTVTVFPAKTQPLQHHNLLVCSVNGFYPGHIEVKWFRNGQEEETGVVSTGLIRNGDWTFQTLVMLETVPQSGEVYTCHVEHPSRTSPITVEWRAQSESAQSKMLSGIGGFVLGLLFLVVGLFIYFRNQKGHSGLQPTGLLS from the exons ATGGTGTGCCTGTGTTTCCTGGGAGGCTCCTGGATGACAGCTCTGATGTTGATATTGATGATGCTGAGCCCTCCCCTGGCTTGGGCCAGGGACACCCCAC caCATTTCTTGTTCCTGGGGAAGGCCGAGTGTCATTATCCCAACGGGACGGAGCGGGTGCGATTCCTGGACAGATACTTCTATAACGGGGAGGAGTATGTGCGCTTCGACAGCGAAGTGGGGGAGTTCCGGGCGGTGGCGGAGCTGGGGCGGCCTGACGCCAAGTACTGGAACGGGCTGAAGGACTTCATGGAGCGGAAGCGCGCCGAGGTGGACACGGTCTGCAGACACAACTACGGTGTTTTTGACAGCTTCACGGTGCAGCGGCGag TTGAGCCGACAGTGACCGTGTTTCCCGCGAAGACGCAGCCCCTGCAGCACCACAACCTCCTGGTCTGCTCCGTGAATGGTTTCTATCCAGGCCACATTGAGGTCAAGTGGTTCCGGAACGGCCAGGAGGAGGAGACTGGGGTCGTGTCCACAGGCCTGATCCGTAATGGAGACTGGACCTTCCAGACCCTGGTGATGCTGGAAACAGTTCCTCAGAGTGGAGAGGTCTACACCTGCCACGTGGAGCATCCAAGTCGCACGAGTCCTATCACCGTGGAGTGGA GGGCTCAGTCTGAATCTGCACAGAGCAAGATGCTGAGTGGAATCGGGGGCTTTGTTCTGGGCCTGCTCTTCCTGGTGGTGGGGCTGTTCATCTACTTCCGGAATCAGAAAG gaCACTCTGGACTTCAGCCAACAG GACTCCTGAGCTGA